A window from Salarias fasciatus chromosome 11, fSalaFa1.1, whole genome shotgun sequence encodes these proteins:
- the rnf183 gene encoding E3 ubiquitin-protein ligase RNF183, which produces MSGEGSGRRPLSSVPQNVKPKMNEKGAGLRAAPRSRSISPEQRGRRRERQRAERRRRGRSEEARGRHGKRAASERRPAAGEGAEPEECAVCFCSYDNVFKAPKLLACGHTFCLECLARINVTSPDLTAVSCPVCREPTRLPHGRDLPRLGTNHDIIGRLPPGMRRALSVRFKRSKGKLLLKDPPPPGGAAAAELPVKNPPGAGGVVAGLAGDSGTGAPEDGGPPPTVVDVGRPPGRVRGRLRRLLRSDRCYYAVVGSIITITVTLMLVGILAFIIIPRVPGPPRPPPQNNQTGPT; this is translated from the coding sequence ATGAGCGGCGAGGGGTCGGGGCGTCGACCCCTGTCTAGCGTGCCTCAGAATGTCAAACCCAAGATGAAcgagaagggggcggggctccgggCGGCGCCGAGGAGCCGCAGCATCAGCCCAGAGCAGcgggggcggaggagggagcggcagcgggcggagcggcggcggcgcgggcGTAGCGAGGAGGCCCGCGGACGCCACGGGAAGCGCGCGGCAAGCGAGCGGCGCCccgcggcgggggagggggcggagccggagGAGTGCGCCGTGTGCTTCTGCTCCTACGACAACGTGTTCAAGGCGCCGAAGCTGCTGGCGTGCGGCCACACCTTCTGCCTGGAGTGCCTCGCCCGCATCAACGTGACGTCGCCCGACCTGACCGCCGTGTCCTGCCCCGTGTGCCGCGAGCCCACCCGCCTGCCGCACGGCCGCGACCTGCCGCGCCTCGGCACCAACCACGACATCATCGGCCGGCTGCCGCCCGGCATGCGCCGCGCGCTGTCCGTCCGCTTCAAACGCAGCAAAGGGAAGCTGCTGCTCAAGGACCCGCCCCcccccggcggcgccgccgccgccgagctgcCCGTCAAGAACCCGCCCGGGGCCGGGGGCGTCGTGGCCGGGCTGGCCGGGGACTCCGGGACCGGCGCCCCGGAGGACGGCGGCCCGCCGCCCACCGTGGTGGACGTGGGCCGGCCCCCCggaagggtcagaggtcgtctgCGCCGCCTGCTGCGCTCCGACCGCTGCTACTACGCCGTGGTCGGctccatcatcaccatcaccgtCACGCTCATGCTGGTGGGCATCCTGGCCTTCATCATCATCCCGCGAGTCCCCGgacccccccggccccccccgcAGAACAACCAGACCGGCCCCACCTGA
- the mgat1a gene encoding alpha-1,3-mannosyl-glycoprotein 2-beta-N-acetylglucosaminyltransferase a produces the protein MLRKKGSLVLCGAFLFITWNAVLVLLLRGRPSPGAEQRGVAEGPAGDVVADVLRMADAFEAELGRQKEILLQIKSRRSPLDPSGGGGAGGGAEAAFAPRPPVIPILVIACNRVTVRRCLDKLLRLRPSEELHPIVVSQDCGHAETAEVIRSYGGAVTHLRQPDLSDVAVAPQHRKFQGYYKISRHYRWALNQVFRTLGHAAAVIVEDDLEVAPDFFEYFRALLPVLQSDRSLWCVSAWNDNGRDGLVDPGRPDLLYRTDFFPGLGWMLLRELWEELEPKWPAAFWDDWMRQPEQRRERACVRPEISRTLTFGRQGVSLGQFYDKFLRHTKLNADFVPFSTLDLSYLREDSYRRSFQTAVYATAAAVSYEDLVQGRLQGAGPFRLQYSSRDAFKMLAKNLGVMDDLKSGVPRTGYRGVVSFFYKGRRVYLAPPPGWSQYDPSWS, from the exons ATGCTGCGGAAGAAGGGCTCCCTCGTCCTGTGCGGCGCGTTCCTCTTCATCACCTGGAACGCcgtgctggtgctgctgctgcgggggCGGCCGTCGCCGGGGGCGGAGCAGAGGGGCGTGGCCGAGGGCCCGGCGGGCGACGTGGTGGCGGACGTGCTGCGCATGGCGGACGCCTTCGAGGCGGAGCTGGGGCGGCAGAAGGAGATCCTGCTGCAGATTAAGAGCCGCCGCTCACCGCTCGACCCGtccggcgggggcggggcggggggcggggccgaggcAGCCTTCGCACCCCGCCCGCCCGTCATCCCCATCCTGGTGATCGCCTGCAACCGGGTGACGGTGCGGCGCTGCCTGGACAAGCTGCTGCGGCTCCGCCCCTCGGAGGAGCTCCACCCTATTGTGGTGAGCCAGGACTGCGGCCACGCCGAGACCGCCGAGGTCATCCGCTCCTACGGTGGCGCCGTGACGCACCTGCGGCAGCCCGACCTGTCCGACGTCGCCGTGGCGCCGCAGCACCGCAAGTTCCAGGGCTACTACAAGATCTCCAGGCACTACCGCTGGGCGCTAAACCAGGTGTTCCGGACCCTGggccacgccgccgccgtcatCGTGGAGGACGACCTGGAG GTGGCGCCGGACTTCTTCGAGTACTTTCGGGCGCTGCTGCCGGTGCTGCAGTCGGACCGCAGCCTGTGGTGCGTGTCGGCCTGGAACGACAACGGGCGAGACGGGCTGGTGGACCCGGGCCGGCCGGACCTGCTGTACCGGACCGACTTCTTCCCGGGTCTGGGCTGGATGCTGCTCCGGGAGCTGTGGGAGGAGCTGGAACCCAAGTGGCCCGCCGCCTTCTGGGACGACTGGATGCGGCAGCCGGAGCAGAGGCGCGAACGCGCCTGCGTCCGGCCGGAGATCTCGCGCACGCTGACGTTCGGGCGCCAGGGCGTGAGCCTGGGCCAGTTCTACGACAAGTTCCTCCGCCACACCAAGCTGAACGCCGACTTCGTGCCGTTCAGCacgctggacctgagctacctGCGGGAGGACTCGTACCGGCGCAGCTTCCAGACTGCCGTGtacgccaccgccgccgccgtcagctACGAGGACCTGGTGCAGGGCCGGCTGCAGGGCGCCGGGCCCTTCCGCCTGCAGTACTCCAGCAGGGACGCCTTCAAAATGCTCGCCAAGAACCTGGGTGTCATGGACGACCTGAAGTCCGGCGTCCCACGGACGGGCTACCGGGGCGTGGTCAGCTTCTTCTACAAGGGGCGGAGAGTATACTTGGCCCCTCCTCCAGGGTGGAGCCAGTACGAtcccagctggagctga